The following proteins come from a genomic window of Rhodobium gokarnense:
- a CDS encoding glycosyltransferase, which yields MSRVAVVLKGYPRLSETFIAQEIRELEKRGLDQIIVSLRHPTDPHLHDIHREIEAPVVYLPEYLKDDPARVRAARRWAEGLSTTAAARAVFERDLARDRSASRHRRWGQALVLAHELPVDVTRLHSHFLHTPASVTRYAAMIRGLPWSFSAHAKDIWTLQEWELSEKIASADWGATCTRFNAEFLNRLADRPGKVDLVYHGLDLDRFPANAPAPSDRDGSAAKPARILSVGRAVEKKGYDDLLKALSRLPADFHWTFTHIGGGALSTKLKALGEKLGLGDRVTWKGAQPRSEVIAAAANADLFVLASRITKSGDRDGLPNVLMEAQLMGVAAIGTAVSAIPELILDGKTGLLTPEHDPVALATAIEALGHDPARRAALAAAGRERVRQHFSTEPGIDHLARRFGLQERQRPAAE from the coding sequence ATGTCCCGTGTCGCCGTCGTCCTCAAGGGCTATCCGCGCCTTTCGGAGACCTTCATCGCCCAAGAGATCCGCGAATTGGAAAAGCGCGGGCTCGACCAGATCATCGTCTCGCTGCGCCATCCGACCGATCCGCACCTGCACGACATCCACCGGGAAATCGAGGCGCCCGTCGTCTATCTCCCCGAATACCTGAAGGACGATCCGGCGCGGGTCCGGGCCGCGCGGCGCTGGGCCGAGGGCCTGTCGACAACGGCCGCCGCGCGCGCCGTTTTCGAGCGCGACCTCGCGCGCGACCGCAGCGCCAGCCGGCACCGGCGCTGGGGCCAGGCGCTGGTGCTCGCCCACGAACTGCCTGTCGACGTCACACGCCTGCACAGCCATTTCCTCCACACCCCGGCCTCCGTCACCCGCTATGCGGCGATGATCCGCGGCCTTCCCTGGTCGTTCTCCGCCCACGCCAAGGACATCTGGACGCTTCAGGAATGGGAGCTTTCGGAAAAGATCGCCAGCGCCGACTGGGGCGCCACCTGCACCCGGTTCAACGCGGAGTTCCTGAACCGTCTTGCCGACCGGCCGGGCAAGGTCGACCTCGTCTATCACGGCCTCGACCTCGACCGCTTTCCGGCCAATGCGCCGGCGCCCTCCGACCGTGACGGCAGCGCGGCAAAACCCGCGCGCATCCTCTCCGTCGGCCGGGCGGTAGAGAAGAAGGGCTATGACGACCTGCTGAAGGCCCTCTCAAGGCTGCCCGCCGATTTCCACTGGACGTTCACCCATATCGGCGGCGGCGCCCTGTCGACAAAGCTGAAGGCGCTCGGCGAGAAGCTCGGGCTTGGAGACCGGGTGACCTGGAAAGGCGCGCAGCCACGGTCCGAGGTGATCGCGGCGGCCGCGAACGCCGACCTCTTCGTGCTCGCCAGCCGGATCACCAAATCCGGCGACCGGGACGGGCTGCCGAACGTGCTGATGGAGGCGCAGCTCATGGGCGTTGCGGCCATCGGCACCGCCGTCTCCGCGATCCCGGAGCTGATCCTCGACGGCAAGACGGGCCTGTTGACGCCGGAGCACGATCCGGTTGCGCTCGCCACAGCGATAGAAGCCCTCGGGCACGATCCGGCGCGGCGGGCGGCGCTTGCCGCAGCAGGGCGCGAGCGGGTGCGGCAGCACTTTTCCACCGAGCCCGGCATCGACCACCTCGCCCGCCGCTTCGGCCTTCAAGAGCGCCAGCGGCCGGCGGCGGAGTGA
- a CDS encoding glycosyltransferase family 4 protein: MRIAFYAPMKPPDHDTPSGDRLIARLLIHALEEAGHEVVLASRFRSWVREPAELEAVAEQAAAEAARVIAHFQSTEKPDLFLTYHLYHKAPDWIGPRIADALFIPYAVIEASRAMKRARGPWASGFAAADAALARADAVAALHEADAEGLRPVVGDRLEIIPPFLDTAPFAAVAGNRAPNDPPVIVTAAMMRPGNKADSYRLLAEALARLTHRPWRHVIAGDGPERGALLPLFDPARTDYAGRLEPEDMPALYARGDIFAWPAVTEPFGMVFLEAQAAGLAIVAGAARGVPDIVADGATGLLVPPGDVDAFAAALDDLLADAEKRQAMGRAAARHAAENHDISQAVPALNTFLSHARRHHAARS, translated from the coding sequence GTGCGGATCGCCTTCTATGCGCCGATGAAGCCGCCGGACCACGACACGCCCTCCGGCGACCGGCTGATCGCGCGGCTCCTGATACACGCGCTCGAGGAGGCCGGGCACGAGGTCGTTCTAGCGAGCCGGTTCCGGAGTTGGGTGCGCGAGCCGGCAGAGCTTGAGGCCGTTGCCGAACAGGCCGCGGCGGAAGCGGCGCGGGTCATCGCGCATTTCCAGAGCACTGAAAAACCCGACCTCTTCCTCACCTATCACCTCTATCACAAGGCACCGGACTGGATTGGACCGCGCATCGCCGATGCCCTTTTCATCCCCTATGCGGTGATCGAGGCGAGCCGAGCGATGAAGCGCGCGCGCGGCCCCTGGGCCTCCGGCTTTGCCGCCGCCGATGCCGCGCTCGCCCGTGCCGATGCGGTCGCCGCGCTGCACGAGGCGGACGCGGAGGGGCTCAGACCCGTCGTCGGCGACCGGCTGGAGATCATCCCGCCTTTCCTCGACACCGCGCCCTTTGCCGCCGTCGCCGGCAACCGGGCGCCGAACGATCCGCCGGTGATCGTCACCGCCGCCATGATGCGCCCCGGCAACAAGGCGGACTCCTATCGCCTGCTCGCGGAGGCGCTCGCGCGCTTGACGCACCGGCCCTGGCGCCATGTCATTGCCGGCGACGGACCGGAGCGCGGCGCCCTGCTGCCGCTGTTCGATCCGGCGCGCACCGACTATGCGGGGCGCCTCGAACCGGAAGACATGCCGGCGCTCTATGCGCGTGGCGACATCTTCGCCTGGCCGGCGGTGACCGAACCCTTCGGCATGGTTTTTTTGGAGGCCCAGGCGGCGGGGCTCGCGATCGTTGCCGGCGCTGCGCGGGGCGTTCCGGACATTGTCGCCGACGGGGCCACCGGCCTCCTCGTGCCGCCCGGCGACGTCGATGCCTTCGCCGCCGCGCTTGACGATCTGCTTGCCGATGCGGAAAAACGACAGGCGATGGGCCGGGCGGCGGCGCGCCATGCGGCCGAAAACCACGACATCTCCCAGGCGGTTCCGGCGCTCAACACCTTCCTCTCCCATGCCCGGCGCCACCATGCGGCGCGCAGTTGA
- a CDS encoding glycosyltransferase family protein encodes MKALIYVQHLLGTGHAVRAAAIARALGARGVDTLFVTGNALPPTLSLDGVSVMELPHARAADASFQTIIGGDDAPIDAAWKAMRADRLLTTFRDHRPDILLTETYPFGRKKFAFELDPLLDAAHAEGRPLIATSIRDILVRKDDPAKEKRMAEIARDRYDLILVHADGEIVRLEDSFPFAGEVAPLVRYTGYVHEARSAVAPAGEGIDEVIVSCGGGAVGGELLDAALSARALSQRAGDATWRLLVGHSHGAETLEKLAAGAPDGIVVERARPDFPELLKRARLSVSQAGYNTAIDILVAGVPSVFVPFKAGGETEQTQRAELLAARGLAEVVAEEDLTPKNLAAAVDVALSRPPSRLDVDLGGAARSADILIAEAEKR; translated from the coding sequence TTGAAAGCCCTCATCTACGTCCAGCATCTTCTCGGCACCGGCCATGCGGTGCGCGCCGCGGCAATCGCCCGTGCCCTCGGCGCGCGCGGCGTCGACACCCTGTTCGTCACCGGCAACGCGCTGCCGCCGACGCTCTCGCTCGACGGCGTCTCCGTCATGGAACTCCCCCATGCGCGGGCCGCCGACGCCAGCTTCCAGACCATAATCGGCGGCGACGACGCGCCCATCGACGCGGCCTGGAAGGCGATGCGCGCCGACCGGCTGCTGACAACCTTTCGCGACCACCGACCGGACATCCTCCTCACCGAGACCTACCCTTTTGGCCGCAAGAAATTCGCCTTCGAACTCGATCCGCTCCTCGACGCCGCCCACGCGGAAGGACGTCCGCTGATCGCCACCTCGATCCGCGATATCCTCGTCAGGAAGGACGACCCGGCGAAGGAAAAGCGCATGGCGGAGATCGCCCGCGACCGCTACGACCTCATCCTCGTCCATGCCGACGGGGAGATCGTCCGGCTGGAGGATTCCTTCCCCTTCGCCGGGGAGGTCGCGCCTCTCGTCCGCTACACAGGCTATGTGCACGAGGCACGGTCTGCCGTGGCGCCCGCCGGCGAAGGCATCGACGAGGTCATCGTCTCCTGCGGCGGCGGCGCCGTCGGCGGCGAGCTTCTGGATGCCGCGCTCAGCGCGCGGGCGCTGTCGCAACGGGCGGGGGACGCCACCTGGCGGCTCCTCGTCGGCCACAGCCACGGGGCGGAAACGCTGGAAAAGCTGGCGGCCGGTGCGCCCGATGGCATCGTCGTGGAACGTGCCCGGCCGGATTTCCCGGAACTTTTGAAACGTGCGCGGCTGTCGGTCAGCCAGGCCGGTTACAACACGGCCATCGACATCCTCGTCGCCGGGGTGCCCAGCGTCTTCGTGCCGTTCAAGGCGGGCGGCGAGACCGAGCAGACCCAGCGCGCCGAACTGCTTGCTGCGCGTGGGCTCGCCGAAGTGGTGGCCGAGGAGGATTTGACGCCCAAAAACCTTGCCGCGGCCGTCGATGTGGCACTATCCCGCCCGCCGTCGCGGCTCGACGTCGACCTCGGCGGGGCGGCGAGGAGTGCGGATATCCTGATTGCCGAAGCGGAGAAGCGATGA
- a CDS encoding polysaccharide deacetylase family protein, which produces MSTDEASFAAILTDRLDKAGETGTRLSFWWRDDDAVAPSPALDRLLALRARFDVPLALAVIPEGATQALAERLASEPAVAVLQHGWAHANHQPAGEKNAELGNGRPADKVLAELARGRERLSGLFGDRFRPVLVPPWNRIAADVADRIPQVGLTGLSTFARADGRPHRVNTHLDPVAWKTTRSFAGWDDAAATIAAELDRRIAGDAEPFGLLTHHLVHDAALWRFVEVFLEVTARHPAVTWPDTDTLFGL; this is translated from the coding sequence ATGAGCACGGACGAAGCCAGCTTTGCCGCTATCCTGACCGACCGGCTCGACAAGGCCGGGGAGACCGGCACGCGCCTGTCCTTCTGGTGGCGGGACGACGATGCCGTCGCGCCCTCCCCCGCCCTAGACCGGCTGCTGGCCTTGCGCGCCCGATTCGACGTTCCGCTGGCACTCGCCGTGATCCCCGAAGGCGCGACGCAAGCGCTTGCCGAGCGTCTCGCTTCGGAGCCGGCCGTCGCCGTCCTGCAGCACGGCTGGGCGCACGCGAACCATCAGCCGGCGGGCGAGAAAAACGCCGAACTCGGTAACGGACGGCCGGCGGACAAGGTGCTGGCCGAATTGGCGCGGGGACGGGAGAGGCTCTCGGGTCTCTTCGGCGACCGGTTCCGGCCGGTGCTGGTGCCGCCCTGGAACCGCATCGCGGCCGATGTCGCCGACCGCATCCCGCAGGTCGGGCTCACCGGGCTGTCCACCTTCGCCAGGGCCGACGGCCGGCCGCATCGGGTCAACACCCACCTCGATCCGGTCGCCTGGAAGACCACCCGCAGCTTTGCCGGCTGGGACGACGCGGCGGCAACGATCGCGGCCGAACTCGACCGACGCATCGCCGGCGACGCCGAACCCTTCGGCCTCCTCACCCATCACCTCGTCCACGACGCGGCGCTGTGGCGGTTCGTGGAGGTTTTCCTGGAGGTGACGGCGCGGCACCCGGCGGTGACTTGGCCGGATACGGACACGCTCTTCGGGCTTTGA